A single genomic interval of Dysidea avara chromosome 8, odDysAvar1.4, whole genome shotgun sequence harbors:
- the LOC136264647 gene encoding probable serine/threonine-protein kinase roco5 isoform X1, with protein MAQVPKDIEDGRLHTWCKEGKYKKVEEFITTCTDLSSRLAYRRGVFGYTPLHESVSNGRPKVLQLLLDHGADVNCRANGGYTPLHLAAFTGHTDCVRVLLENSANISETDDYGKTPMQTAELSARSDVLKVLKSAELIKEVRTNGPNLNKLLKTPINELERNCINEALMAAVETGNHSNVGKLILRGASCIDEALDKSHKLKAYSVTATLLIVKAAMVDDRILILTLYGENVDGLVSKIPITVGDNLFELQNCVLDQSFKTAVAIEMSRRNNALKVREELLLRTGIDKEEGTVLWFGLRLTQLEISWLQKVNWVKELMLARNEFPSLPKEMGTYLKHCTKIDLQQNRLRKVPYSLLELPCITTLNLSHNHIVEIPDVPQLPTSLSVLQLSHNHLRSLPNFGAPKLETLDISFNQLHAVPDCVCSFFALTTLNIAYNSTILTLPNQLGQLKILHDLNLEGLNDLNHPPINYRASTDDCIQYLNSQLRNAHEYLHMKLMVLGKHGVGKSTIVAKLLSKRISSESCSVVISKWKHTPQSSGKRTFNFRIWDFSNQEGYDATYHCFLSKRSMYLLLWNVTEGDDGVSSLKPFLDSISTQVPDSCVIIVGTFLDMLSDEEKSEKVDYLLGKVQELTAQYHSLFVASCNVVGLQDETEDLVKLKDDIYNAASEYKLNNRCVMGAMIPSSYHTLDRKLISIYQKLKDKKNGSFMYAGEFRKLIRDNGLTDIKDDDYEEIHNASQFLHEVGALLFYANGKHNLDDLYIIDPSFLYDILSAVVSVKQRKCYVKQGILTVKDLFFIVKDSGFLVKYFLTLLNKFEIALPLDEGCKRVLIPSMLPKTSPTILPDDKHYFKRFILFSSPLSESQYFSYPTPSSLWSQLLSNVTNSIKKVMDVLNEQIPVDESDMISSSVRLSSDREIRSFNIISDEVSDISSSVRSETMSPMMSYSREESLEHDGPQVVVPTTPEIMSSGSQQFKHCESLDEVNTEGLVYWCRGLMYNVNGLCFVISSMTNSSKHKYKDGIVIMCSPTVEGRKVLCRLIELVKQLISTHYATLLDNLEQRVPCHVCITVGVQDPFEFQVDQLLPLLSSYSLTTKCGVSHKVHLRDLVPTDLDPVYLLDANKVICEESHLGTGISTINFTGKNTISIGCVVSSNEAESEPHELWICCDGIEGTELHIFKTNPLERVNKHFLKMVQVCCVKQCAQYIWVATQVDVEDGIVFIFDKRSQELMFEIATENIVVSCIANSDHNVYIGTEEGYCFDISMDVQFKYINIWSHQHTKVSEYCIDGLVLTHTHLWLSSYSRLYILDPDSLDIKHMEETAERHTRVGKMILSFNNNQVWATYIGGVIVSLWDACQFTCLYEFNVGVLIKDKCHVSDPRDQIITAMCTSLNTVWIGIASGHIIAFDMNHLGEVLNYYKLYHGLICFLSSVDYNQSGECMMLSGGKLCQPGKDYFPCKDENGQPLDIIGVAIMWSFKKHCMPNIVTL; from the coding sequence AGCTGATAAAGGAAGTAAGAACTAATGGGCCTAACCTCAATAAATTATTGAAAACTCCTATCAATGAACTAGAGAGAAATTGTATTAATGAAGCTCTGATGGCTGCTGTGGAAACTGGGAACCATAGCAATGTTGGAAAATTAATACTTCGCGGTGCGTCATGCATTGATGAAGCTTTGGACAAAAGTCACAAACTAAAAGCATATTCAGTGACcgcaacacttcttattgtcaAGGCAGCCATGGTGGATGACCGGATTCTAATTTTGACTTTATATGGTGAGAACGTAGATGGATTGGTCTCTAAGATACCTATAACAGTGGGGGACAATCTCTTTGAACTTCAAAATTGTGTCTTGGATCAATCTTTTAAGACTGCTGTAGCCATTGAAATGTCACGTCGAAATAATGCTCTTAAAGTAAGAGAAGAATTATTATTGAGAACAGGCATAGATAAAGAAGAAGGAACTGTGCTGTGGTTTGGTTTGCGTTTGACACAGCTGGAAATCTCCTGGCTACAAAAGGTTAACTGGGTGAAAGAGTTAATGTTAGCTCGCAATGAGTTCCCTTCTCTCCCAAAAGAAATGGGTACCTACTTAAAGCACTGTACTAAGATTGACTTGCAGCAGAACAGGTTGCGTAAAGTACCCTACTCCCTATTGGAGCTACCTTGCATTACCACATTGAATCTGTCACACAATCACATTGTGGAAATTCCTGATGTACCACAATTACCTACTTCCCTATCTGTACTTCAATTGTCACACAACCATTTGAGAAGTTTGCCTAATTTTGGAGCACCTAAGTTGGAAACCCTTGATATCAGCTTCAACCAGCTTCACGCTGTTCCTGATTGTGTATGCTCATTTTTTGCTCTTACCACACTCAATATTGCCTATAACTCAACAATTCTTACCCTTCCTAATCAGCTAGGCCAGCTAAAAATTCTTCATGATCTTAATCTGGAAGGTCTTAATGATCTAAACCATCCTCCCATAAATTATCGTGCTTCTACAGATGACTGTATCCAATACCTCAATAGTCAACTGCGCAATGCTCATGAGTATTTGCATATGAAATTAATGGTTCTTGGTAAGCATGGAGTAGGGAAGTCCACAATTGTAGCTAAATTGCTTAGCAAGCGAATTAGCAGTGAGTCCTGTAGTGTAGTTATTAGCAAGTGGAAACATACTCCGCAATCATCGGGTAAAAGGACTTTTAACTTCAGAATTTGGGACTTTAGTAATCAGGAAGGATATGATGCCACTTACCATTGTTTTTTGTCTAAGCGATCCATGTATTTATTGCTGTGGAATGTCACTGAAGGGGATGATGGAGTTTCCAGTCTAAAGCCATTTTTGGACAGTATTTCTACTCAAGTTCCAGATTCTTGTGTCATTATTGTGGGTACCTTTCTTGATATGTTATCTGACGAAGAAAAATCAGAAAAGGTTGACTATCTATTGGGAAAAGTACAAGAGCTCACTGCTCAGTACCATTCTCTATTTGTTGCTAGCTGTAATGTAGTGGGATTACAAGATGAAACAGAGGATTTGGTCAAACTGAAGGACGACATTTACAATGCTGCTTCAGAGTACAAGCTAAACAATCGATGTGTGATGGGTGCTATGATTCCATCCAGCTACCACACATTGGATAGGAAACTGATCAGTATTTATCAAAAGTTAAAAGATAAGAAAAACGGGTCGTTTATGTATGCTGGAGAGTTCAGGAAGCTGATAAGGGACAATGGTCTTACTGACATTAAGGATGATGATTATGAAGAAATACACAATGCTAGCCAATTTTTACATGAAGTAGGTGCCTTGTTGTTTTATGCTAATGGTAAGCATAATCTGGATGACTTGTACATTATTGATCCTTCTTTTCTGTATGACATCCTGTCTGCAGTTGTTTCTGTCAAGCAAAGAAAGTGTTATGTTAAACAAGGTATTTTGACAGTTAAGGATCTGTTTTTCATAGTTAAGGACTCAGGGTTTCTTGTGAAATACTTTCTTACACTACTTAACAAATTTGAGATTGCTCTACCACTAGATGAAGGTTGTAAAAGGGTTCTAATCCCTTCTATGCTTCCCAAAACTAGCCCAACTATCCTACCTGATGATAAACATTACTTTAAACGTTTCATTCTTTTTTCTTCACCTTTGTCTGAGAGTCAGTATTTTAGTTATCCTACTCCTTCAAGCTTGTGGAGTCAGTTGCTATCGAATGTAACGAACTCTATCAAAAAAGTAATGGATGTGTTAAATGAGCAAATACCAGTTGATGAAAGTGATATGATTTCATCTAGTGTTCGATTGAGCAGTGATCGTGAGATACGTTCTTTTAATATTATTTCTGATGAAGTATCAGATATCTCTAGCAGTGTTCGGTCAGAAACCATGTCTCCTATGATGTCTTATTCGAGAGAGGAATCTTTAGAACATGATGGACCACAAGTAGTAGTACCAACAACACCTGAAATTATGTCTAGTGGCTCTCAACAATTTAAACACTGTGAATCTTTAGATGAAGTTAACACTGAAGGTTTAGTGTACTGGTGCAGAGGACTAATGTACAATGTGAATGGGCTATGTTTTGTCATTTCATCTATGACGAATAGCTCCAAACATAAGTACAAGGATGGTATCGTAATCATGTGCTCACCAACTGTTGAAGGTCGTAAAGTACTGTGTCGATTGATTGAACTTGTGAAGCAGTTAATTTCTACACATTATGCTACACTACTTGATAACCTTGAGCAAAGGGTTCCCTGTCATGTTTGCATCACAGTTGGTGTTCAAGATCCGTTTGAATTCCAAGTAGACCAATTGTTACCACTGCTTAGTAGTTACAGTTTAACTACAAAATGTGGTGTTTCCCATAAGGTCCATTTAAGAGATCTTGTTCCTACTGATCTTGACCCAGTGTATTTACTTGATGCTAATAAAGTTATTTGTGAGGAGAGTCATTTAGGAACTGGCATAAGTACCATAAATTTTACTGGTAAGAACACCATTTCCATTGGCTGCGTTGTCTCTTCCAATGAGGCTGAGTCAGAACCACATGAGCTGTGGATATGTTGTGATGGAATAGAAGGAACTGAACTGCACATCTTTAAAACCAACCCATTGGAGAGAGTCAATAAACATTTTCTAAAAATGGTCCAAGTGTGTTGTGTGAAACAGTGTGCCCAGTACATTTGGGTGGCCACACAAGTTGATGTAGAGGATGGTATAGTGTTTATCTTTGACAAAAGGTCACAAGAATTGATGTTTGAGATTGCAACGGAAAACATTGTGGTGTCATGTATTGCCAATTCTGACCACAATGTGTACATTGGTACAGAAGAGGGATATTGTTTTGATATCTCCATGGATGTACAGTTTAAATATATTAACATATGGTCACATCAGCACACTAAGGTATCGGAATACTGTATTGATGGATTGGTACTGACTCATACCCACTTGTGGCTGTCCAGTTATAGTCGGTTGTATATTTTAGACCCTGACAGTCTTGACATAAAGCATATGGAGGAAACAGCTGAAAGGCATACCCGTGTGGGAAAGATGATTTTGTCTTTCAACAACAATCAGGTGTGGGCTACCTACATTGGTGGTGTCATAGTGTCATTGTGGGATGCTTGCCAGTTTACATGCTTGTATGAATTTAATGTGGGTGTTTTAATCAAGGACAAGTGTCATGTTAGTGATCCTAGAGACCAAATAATCACTGCCATGTGTACTTCTCTCAATACTGTATGGATTGGTATAGCCAGTGGACACATCATTGCATTTGACATGAACCATCTTGGTGAAGTTTTGAACTATTATAAGCTGTACCATGGCCTTATATGTTTTCTGTCTAGTGTTGACTACAATCAGAGCGGGGAATGTATGATGTTAAGTGGTGGAAAACTGTGTCAACCTGGCAAGGACTACTTTCCATGTAAGGATGAAAATGGCCAACCCTTGGATATAATTGGAGTTGCTATCATGTGGTCATTCAAGAAACACTGCATGCCCAATATTGTTACTTTGTAA
- the LOC136264647 gene encoding leucine-rich repeat serine/threonine-protein kinase 1-like isoform X2 has product MAAVETGNHSNVGKLILRGASCIDEALDKSHKLKAYSVTATLLIVKAAMVDDRILILTLYGENVDGLVSKIPITVGDNLFELQNCVLDQSFKTAVAIEMSRRNNALKVREELLLRTGIDKEEGTVLWFGLRLTQLEISWLQKVNWVKELMLARNEFPSLPKEMGTYLKHCTKIDLQQNRLRKVPYSLLELPCITTLNLSHNHIVEIPDVPQLPTSLSVLQLSHNHLRSLPNFGAPKLETLDISFNQLHAVPDCVCSFFALTTLNIAYNSTILTLPNQLGQLKILHDLNLEGLNDLNHPPINYRASTDDCIQYLNSQLRNAHEYLHMKLMVLGKHGVGKSTIVAKLLSKRISSESCSVVISKWKHTPQSSGKRTFNFRIWDFSNQEGYDATYHCFLSKRSMYLLLWNVTEGDDGVSSLKPFLDSISTQVPDSCVIIVGTFLDMLSDEEKSEKVDYLLGKVQELTAQYHSLFVASCNVVGLQDETEDLVKLKDDIYNAASEYKLNNRCVMGAMIPSSYHTLDRKLISIYQKLKDKKNGSFMYAGEFRKLIRDNGLTDIKDDDYEEIHNASQFLHEVGALLFYANGKHNLDDLYIIDPSFLYDILSAVVSVKQRKCYVKQGILTVKDLFFIVKDSGFLVKYFLTLLNKFEIALPLDEGCKRVLIPSMLPKTSPTILPDDKHYFKRFILFSSPLSESQYFSYPTPSSLWSQLLSNVTNSIKKVMDVLNEQIPVDESDMISSSVRLSSDREIRSFNIISDEVSDISSSVRSETMSPMMSYSREESLEHDGPQVVVPTTPEIMSSGSQQFKHCESLDEVNTEGLVYWCRGLMYNVNGLCFVISSMTNSSKHKYKDGIVIMCSPTVEGRKVLCRLIELVKQLISTHYATLLDNLEQRVPCHVCITVGVQDPFEFQVDQLLPLLSSYSLTTKCGVSHKVHLRDLVPTDLDPVYLLDANKVICEESHLGTGISTINFTGKNTISIGCVVSSNEAESEPHELWICCDGIEGTELHIFKTNPLERVNKHFLKMVQVCCVKQCAQYIWVATQVDVEDGIVFIFDKRSQELMFEIATENIVVSCIANSDHNVYIGTEEGYCFDISMDVQFKYINIWSHQHTKVSEYCIDGLVLTHTHLWLSSYSRLYILDPDSLDIKHMEETAERHTRVGKMILSFNNNQVWATYIGGVIVSLWDACQFTCLYEFNVGVLIKDKCHVSDPRDQIITAMCTSLNTVWIGIASGHIIAFDMNHLGEVLNYYKLYHGLICFLSSVDYNQSGECMMLSGGKLCQPGKDYFPCKDENGQPLDIIGVAIMWSFKKHCMPNIVTL; this is encoded by the coding sequence ATGGCTGCTGTGGAAACTGGGAACCATAGCAATGTTGGAAAATTAATACTTCGCGGTGCGTCATGCATTGATGAAGCTTTGGACAAAAGTCACAAACTAAAAGCATATTCAGTGACcgcaacacttcttattgtcaAGGCAGCCATGGTGGATGACCGGATTCTAATTTTGACTTTATATGGTGAGAACGTAGATGGATTGGTCTCTAAGATACCTATAACAGTGGGGGACAATCTCTTTGAACTTCAAAATTGTGTCTTGGATCAATCTTTTAAGACTGCTGTAGCCATTGAAATGTCACGTCGAAATAATGCTCTTAAAGTAAGAGAAGAATTATTATTGAGAACAGGCATAGATAAAGAAGAAGGAACTGTGCTGTGGTTTGGTTTGCGTTTGACACAGCTGGAAATCTCCTGGCTACAAAAGGTTAACTGGGTGAAAGAGTTAATGTTAGCTCGCAATGAGTTCCCTTCTCTCCCAAAAGAAATGGGTACCTACTTAAAGCACTGTACTAAGATTGACTTGCAGCAGAACAGGTTGCGTAAAGTACCCTACTCCCTATTGGAGCTACCTTGCATTACCACATTGAATCTGTCACACAATCACATTGTGGAAATTCCTGATGTACCACAATTACCTACTTCCCTATCTGTACTTCAATTGTCACACAACCATTTGAGAAGTTTGCCTAATTTTGGAGCACCTAAGTTGGAAACCCTTGATATCAGCTTCAACCAGCTTCACGCTGTTCCTGATTGTGTATGCTCATTTTTTGCTCTTACCACACTCAATATTGCCTATAACTCAACAATTCTTACCCTTCCTAATCAGCTAGGCCAGCTAAAAATTCTTCATGATCTTAATCTGGAAGGTCTTAATGATCTAAACCATCCTCCCATAAATTATCGTGCTTCTACAGATGACTGTATCCAATACCTCAATAGTCAACTGCGCAATGCTCATGAGTATTTGCATATGAAATTAATGGTTCTTGGTAAGCATGGAGTAGGGAAGTCCACAATTGTAGCTAAATTGCTTAGCAAGCGAATTAGCAGTGAGTCCTGTAGTGTAGTTATTAGCAAGTGGAAACATACTCCGCAATCATCGGGTAAAAGGACTTTTAACTTCAGAATTTGGGACTTTAGTAATCAGGAAGGATATGATGCCACTTACCATTGTTTTTTGTCTAAGCGATCCATGTATTTATTGCTGTGGAATGTCACTGAAGGGGATGATGGAGTTTCCAGTCTAAAGCCATTTTTGGACAGTATTTCTACTCAAGTTCCAGATTCTTGTGTCATTATTGTGGGTACCTTTCTTGATATGTTATCTGACGAAGAAAAATCAGAAAAGGTTGACTATCTATTGGGAAAAGTACAAGAGCTCACTGCTCAGTACCATTCTCTATTTGTTGCTAGCTGTAATGTAGTGGGATTACAAGATGAAACAGAGGATTTGGTCAAACTGAAGGACGACATTTACAATGCTGCTTCAGAGTACAAGCTAAACAATCGATGTGTGATGGGTGCTATGATTCCATCCAGCTACCACACATTGGATAGGAAACTGATCAGTATTTATCAAAAGTTAAAAGATAAGAAAAACGGGTCGTTTATGTATGCTGGAGAGTTCAGGAAGCTGATAAGGGACAATGGTCTTACTGACATTAAGGATGATGATTATGAAGAAATACACAATGCTAGCCAATTTTTACATGAAGTAGGTGCCTTGTTGTTTTATGCTAATGGTAAGCATAATCTGGATGACTTGTACATTATTGATCCTTCTTTTCTGTATGACATCCTGTCTGCAGTTGTTTCTGTCAAGCAAAGAAAGTGTTATGTTAAACAAGGTATTTTGACAGTTAAGGATCTGTTTTTCATAGTTAAGGACTCAGGGTTTCTTGTGAAATACTTTCTTACACTACTTAACAAATTTGAGATTGCTCTACCACTAGATGAAGGTTGTAAAAGGGTTCTAATCCCTTCTATGCTTCCCAAAACTAGCCCAACTATCCTACCTGATGATAAACATTACTTTAAACGTTTCATTCTTTTTTCTTCACCTTTGTCTGAGAGTCAGTATTTTAGTTATCCTACTCCTTCAAGCTTGTGGAGTCAGTTGCTATCGAATGTAACGAACTCTATCAAAAAAGTAATGGATGTGTTAAATGAGCAAATACCAGTTGATGAAAGTGATATGATTTCATCTAGTGTTCGATTGAGCAGTGATCGTGAGATACGTTCTTTTAATATTATTTCTGATGAAGTATCAGATATCTCTAGCAGTGTTCGGTCAGAAACCATGTCTCCTATGATGTCTTATTCGAGAGAGGAATCTTTAGAACATGATGGACCACAAGTAGTAGTACCAACAACACCTGAAATTATGTCTAGTGGCTCTCAACAATTTAAACACTGTGAATCTTTAGATGAAGTTAACACTGAAGGTTTAGTGTACTGGTGCAGAGGACTAATGTACAATGTGAATGGGCTATGTTTTGTCATTTCATCTATGACGAATAGCTCCAAACATAAGTACAAGGATGGTATCGTAATCATGTGCTCACCAACTGTTGAAGGTCGTAAAGTACTGTGTCGATTGATTGAACTTGTGAAGCAGTTAATTTCTACACATTATGCTACACTACTTGATAACCTTGAGCAAAGGGTTCCCTGTCATGTTTGCATCACAGTTGGTGTTCAAGATCCGTTTGAATTCCAAGTAGACCAATTGTTACCACTGCTTAGTAGTTACAGTTTAACTACAAAATGTGGTGTTTCCCATAAGGTCCATTTAAGAGATCTTGTTCCTACTGATCTTGACCCAGTGTATTTACTTGATGCTAATAAAGTTATTTGTGAGGAGAGTCATTTAGGAACTGGCATAAGTACCATAAATTTTACTGGTAAGAACACCATTTCCATTGGCTGCGTTGTCTCTTCCAATGAGGCTGAGTCAGAACCACATGAGCTGTGGATATGTTGTGATGGAATAGAAGGAACTGAACTGCACATCTTTAAAACCAACCCATTGGAGAGAGTCAATAAACATTTTCTAAAAATGGTCCAAGTGTGTTGTGTGAAACAGTGTGCCCAGTACATTTGGGTGGCCACACAAGTTGATGTAGAGGATGGTATAGTGTTTATCTTTGACAAAAGGTCACAAGAATTGATGTTTGAGATTGCAACGGAAAACATTGTGGTGTCATGTATTGCCAATTCTGACCACAATGTGTACATTGGTACAGAAGAGGGATATTGTTTTGATATCTCCATGGATGTACAGTTTAAATATATTAACATATGGTCACATCAGCACACTAAGGTATCGGAATACTGTATTGATGGATTGGTACTGACTCATACCCACTTGTGGCTGTCCAGTTATAGTCGGTTGTATATTTTAGACCCTGACAGTCTTGACATAAAGCATATGGAGGAAACAGCTGAAAGGCATACCCGTGTGGGAAAGATGATTTTGTCTTTCAACAACAATCAGGTGTGGGCTACCTACATTGGTGGTGTCATAGTGTCATTGTGGGATGCTTGCCAGTTTACATGCTTGTATGAATTTAATGTGGGTGTTTTAATCAAGGACAAGTGTCATGTTAGTGATCCTAGAGACCAAATAATCACTGCCATGTGTACTTCTCTCAATACTGTATGGATTGGTATAGCCAGTGGACACATCATTGCATTTGACATGAACCATCTTGGTGAAGTTTTGAACTATTATAAGCTGTACCATGGCCTTATATGTTTTCTGTCTAGTGTTGACTACAATCAGAGCGGGGAATGTATGATGTTAAGTGGTGGAAAACTGTGTCAACCTGGCAAGGACTACTTTCCATGTAAGGATGAAAATGGCCAACCCTTGGATATAATTGGAGTTGCTATCATGTGGTCATTCAAGAAACACTGCATGCCCAATATTGTTACTTTGTAA